One Triticum dicoccoides isolate Atlit2015 ecotype Zavitan chromosome 4B, WEW_v2.0, whole genome shotgun sequence genomic window carries:
- the LOC119296401 gene encoding E3 ubiquitin-protein ligase BIG BROTHER-like, which produces MNGSRQMELHYINTGYPYTITESFMDFFEGLTYAQADFALADAFQDQANPYWTMMQTNSYKYGYSGAGNYYSYGHVYDMNDYMHRADSGRRIWDNPMPVNSTDSPNIVLQGAEAPHASASSTTEERIQQPVHQNSSSPQVVWQDSIDPDNMTYEELLDLGEAVGTQSRGLSQESISALPVTKFKCGLFSRKKKRRERCVICQMEYRRGDLQMALPCKHVYHASCVTKWLTINKVCPVCFAEVPGEEPKRGDHESSCAGTTYA; this is translated from the exons ATGAACGGGAGTCGACAGATGGAACTTCACTACATAAACACTGGATATCCATACACCATCACCGAGAGCTTCATGGATTTTTTTGAAGGCCTCACATATGCTCAAGCTGATTTTGCTCTTGCCGATGCCTTCCAGGATCAG GCTAATCCATACTGGACGATGATGCAGACAAACTCGTATAAATACGGATATTCTGGTGCAGGAAATTACTATAGCTATGGACATGTGTATGACATGAATGACTACATGCATAGAGCAGATAGTGGACGCAGAATTTGGGATAACCCCATGCCTGTAAACAGTACCGACTCCCCCAACATAGTCCTGCAGGGTGCTGAAGCTCCTCATGCAAGTGCAAGTTCTACTACTGAGGAAC GCATCCAACAACCTGTGCACCAAAATTCAAGCAGTCCTCAG GTTGTTTGGCAAGACAGCATTGATCCTGACAACATGACATATGAG GAATTGTTGGATTTGGGCGAGGCAGTTGGAACCCAAAGTCGGGGCCTCTCCCAAGAAAGCATTTCAGCACTTCCAGTCACCAAATTCAAGTGTGGTTTATTTTCAAGGAAGAAAAAACGCCGTGAAAG GTGTGTGATCTGTCAAATGGAGTATCGGAGAGGGGATCTGCAGATGGCGCTCCCCTGCAAGCATGTGTACCATGCCAGCTGCGTGACAAAATGGCTTACCATCAACAAG GTATGCCCTGTTTGCTTTGCTGAAGTTCCCGGCGAGGAGCCCAAGAGGGGCGATCACGAAAGCTCTTGCGCTGGGACGACATACGCGTGA